Genomic segment of Bacteroides stercoris ATCC 43183:
GAACGGAGAGTTCAGCAGGGTTACATCCTCTATCAGTACCGTGTTGCAGGAATAGAGGTTGATGAGCTGCGGGCGCATGCCGTCTTCGGGTTTCATGATACGCTTGTATACCGGCGTGGATGTTTCCCCGTACATCAGCAGACGTTCGCGTCCGCCGTTGCGTTGGGCCACCATGCCTTCTTTCCAGCCGTAGCGCGAAGCGCCGCACATCGGCCACCAGGTTTCGTTGGAACCCTGACCGTCGATTGTCCCTTTGCCGGTGATGGCGATGTTGGTTTCGCCGTATGCATATATCAGCGGGCGGGCATTGTAGCAGTCCAGACCTTCCCAACGGGTGATGACGGCAGGGAAGTAAAGGCTCTGGTCGGTGGAGAATTTCAGTACGGCTCCTTCTTCCACATGAAAATTTACGTTGCTCTTTAGGGTGATGGGACCAGTATGGAAAGTCCCTTTAGGTACTACGACCGTTCCGCCGCCGTTCAGGCTGCATGTCAGGATGGCCCGGTTGATAGCCTCATGGCAAGGTTCATCCGGCGTATCCGGTTGTGCACCGAAGTCTGTGATGAGGTAGGTACGTTTGGGGAAAGAGGTCCGCTTGATTTGTTTTTCAATTTTGGCGCTTTCCTTGAAGGCTTTGTCAAAGTCTATCGGATTGGCGGTGGCCAGGGTTACCGATAGAAGCAGGGAGATGATTCCGATTACTTTCTTCATGCGTTTTTCTTTTATGTTCTTAAATGGTAAATAGATTGCGCAGGCAAAAGTAGGAAAACTCTTCCGGTGACAGAGGTTAGTTTTTGATTGAAAGGGTGTAATAATTGACTGAGATGAAGAAAAATCCGTTCCGTAAGACGAAAAAAAATTATCCCGTGAGATGAAATAAATCGTCTCGCGGGATGATTTTCTTTATCTCGCAGGGCGAATAATTCCGTCTCACGGGATGAAAACAACCGGTTAAGGGCTTCCTTGAATCCGAGGGTTATCCCTGTACCGGTATCTTGTCTATTCTCCGCTGGTGGCGTCCGCCCTCAAACGAAGTGTTGAAGAATTCGGTCATAATCATATCCGCTTCTTCCGTGCCGATGAAGCGTCCCGGCATGACAAGGACATTGGCATCGTTGTGCTGGCGTGCCAGATGAGCAATTTCGGCAGTCCAGCAAAGAGCCGCACGAATGCCCTGATGCTTGTTGAGCGTCATGTTGATGCCGTTTCCGCTGCCGCAGATAGCAATTCCCGGGTAGCATTCGCCTGCTTCGACAGCTTGCGCCAGCTGATGGGCAAAGTCGGGATAGTCGCAGCTTTCGGTGGAGTAGGTTCCGTAATCTTTGTAAGGCCAGCCTTTGGCTTCCAGCCAACCGCGGACATACTCTTTCAGTTCAAAGCCGGCGTGGTCGGAACAAAGTCCAATAGTTTTCATATAAAATAAAATGATAGAGTGATAATGTGAAAAAACGATAGAGCAATGAGGTGACGATGTAGTGCAGCATGTGCAGGCTTTTCTACCTTATCGCCTCATTACTCTATCATTATTTTACTGTTGTTTTATTAAATCATTGCCTTTACTTGCTTGTACACGTTTTCTGCTGTGAAGCCCAGCTTTTCGTCCAGCACTTTGTAAGGAGCGGAGAAACCGAACGATTCCAATCCCCAAACCTTACCGTGGGCGCCTACCAAGCCTTCCAGCGTAACGGGCAGGCCGGCGGTCAGACCGAATACTTTTGCATTTGCCGGAATCACGCTCTCCTGATAGCCCGGAGCCTGACTGCGGAACAGTCCTTCGGACGGAACAGATACGATGCGCAGCTTGACACCGTCCTTGCGCAGCAGTTCTGCACCGGCCACCAGCGTGGCTACTTCGGAACCGGAAGCTACAAGGATAACGTCCGGATTCTCGTCCGAACCGGCTACGATATAAGCGCCTTTGGCTGCCTGGCTGTAATCATTGCCTGCAGGCAGGTTGGCGATGTTCTGACGGGAGAATATCAAAGCGGTCGGGGTAGACATGTTCTCCATGGCAAGTTTCCATGCTACGGTTGTTTCTTCCGCATCGGCAGGACGGAGTACCAGCATGGAGTTATGCCCCTTGTGGTTTTTCAGCTTTTCCATTAAGCGGATTTGAGCTTCCTGTTCCACCGGTTCGTGCGTAGGACCGTCTTCGCCTACGCGGAATGCGTCGTGTGTCCAGATGAATTTTACGGGAGTTTCCATGAGGGCAGCCATACGTACGGCTGGTTTCATGTAGTCGGAGAATACGAAGAATGTTCCGCAAGCGGGGATAACGCCGCCATGCAGCGCCATACCGATGCAGCAGCATGCCATTGTCAGTTCCGATACGCCTGCCTGGAAGAATGCACCGCTGAAATCGCCTTTCTTGAAGGAGTGGGTCTTTTTCAGGAAGCCGTCGGTCTTGTCGGAGTTGGACAAGTCGGCGGAAGCCACAATCATGTTTTCCACCTGAGTGGCGAGAGCACCGAGTACGGTAGCCGATGCGGCACGTGTAGCGACATTGGCTTTCTGTTCGATTGCAGCCCAGTCCACTTCGGGAGCCTTGCCGGAGAAGAACAGTTCCAGTTTGGCTGCCTTTTCGGGATTGGCTTTTGCCCATGCGGCTTTGGCGGCATATTTTTCTGCCATGATGCCCTTCAATTCGGCAGCGCGTCTGGCG
This window contains:
- a CDS encoding glycoside hydrolase family 28 protein, which produces MKKVIGIISLLLSVTLATANPIDFDKAFKESAKIEKQIKRTSFPKRTYLITDFGAQPDTPDEPCHEAINRAILTCSLNGGGTVVVPKGTFHTGPITLKSNVNFHVEEGAVLKFSTDQSLYFPAVITRWEGLDCYNARPLIYAYGETNIAITGKGTIDGQGSNETWWPMCGASRYGWKEGMVAQRNGGRERLLMYGETSTPVYKRIMKPEDGMRPQLINLYSCNTVLIEDVTLLNSPFWVIHPLFCESLIVRGVHVFNRGPNGDGCDPESCKNVLIENCTFDTGDDCIAIKSGRNQDGRKWNIPSENIIVRGCFMKNGHGGVVIGSEISGGYRNLFVENCRMDSPDLDRVIRIKTSTCRGGLIENVFVRNVTVGQCREAVLRINLQYENREKCNRGYAPTVRNVHLKNVTCEKSKLGVLIIGLDDDKHVYNVSVEDSRFNNVKEGKNRISGAKDVTFKNLYINGELVK
- the rpiB gene encoding ribose 5-phosphate isomerase B, which translates into the protein MKTIGLCSDHAGFELKEYVRGWLEAKGWPYKDYGTYSTESCDYPDFAHQLAQAVEAGECYPGIAICGSGNGINMTLNKHQGIRAALCWTAEIAHLARQHNDANVLVMPGRFIGTEEADMIMTEFFNTSFEGGRHQRRIDKIPVQG
- a CDS encoding transketolase family protein yields the protein MNDKKLMNLAADNIRILAASMVEKANSGHPGGAMGGADFVNVLFSEFLVYDPENPAWEGRDRFFLDPGHMSPMLYSTLALAGKFTLDELKEFRQWGSPTPGHPERDIMRGIENTSGPLGQGHTFAVGAAIAAKFMKARFEEVMNQTIYAYISDGGIQEEISQGAGRIAGALGLDNLIMFYDANDIQLSTETKDVTIEDTAKKYEAWGWKVITIDGNDADAIRSALNEAKAEAERPTLIIGHTVMGKGARKADGSSYEANCATHGAPLGGDAYVNTIKNLGGNPENPFTVFPEVAELYARRAAELKGIMAEKYAAKAAWAKANPEKAAKLELFFSGKAPEVDWAAIEQKANVATRAASATVLGALATQVENMIVASADLSNSDKTDGFLKKTHSFKKGDFSGAFFQAGVSELTMACCCIGMALHGGVIPACGTFFVFSDYMKPAVRMAALMETPVKFIWTHDAFRVGEDGPTHEPVEQEAQIRLMEKLKNHKGHNSMLVLRPADAEETTVAWKLAMENMSTPTALIFSRQNIANLPAGNDYSQAAKGAYIVAGSDENPDVILVASGSEVATLVAGAELLRKDGVKLRIVSVPSEGLFRSQAPGYQESVIPANAKVFGLTAGLPVTLEGLVGAHGKVWGLESFGFSAPYKVLDEKLGFTAENVYKQVKAMI